From Pseudoalteromonas sp. DL-6, one genomic window encodes:
- the mltF gene encoding membrane-bound lytic murein transglycosylase MltF, translating into MLKIKLITIITLVILLCACNTQEQSTQLAQIKSENKIRVGTLASASNYYQAVQGEQGFEFELSQAFADYLGVELEIVPFFNLSDMFARLDSGDLDLIASGLTFNKARAKRYRYGPTYRTISQKLVFKQGRERPRDFDDLTGNFTVIAKSSHSLTLEEIKQNNPDLTWNETEEFDEEELLQAVIDGEIDYTLADSHTLALFRRYHPNLSIGFSVTRNDSIAWILRKSNDDSLYALLVPFFGEAKQNNQLYVLEEKYFGHVRQFNYVNTLAYIDAIKETLPKYQPWFVQYAGSLDWRLLAALSYQESMWNPRAKSPTGVRGIMMLTRRTAKQVGVTNRLEPEQNIRGGAQYLAKLIKRIPDRIPQPDRTWLALAAYNVGWGHVNDARIITEQQGASPDKWADVKKRLPLLVKKRHYRNTRYGYARGDVAVTYVDNIRRYYDALVWLDENDAMATIPPASETKEQTIKPDEANQRTSDEVEKEK; encoded by the coding sequence ATGTTGAAGATAAAGCTAATAACAATCATTACGTTAGTCATCCTTTTGTGTGCCTGTAACACACAAGAGCAGTCAACACAGCTCGCCCAAATTAAATCAGAAAATAAAATTCGCGTTGGTACACTCGCCAGTGCAAGTAATTATTATCAAGCTGTTCAAGGAGAACAAGGGTTTGAATTTGAACTCTCTCAAGCATTCGCCGACTACCTTGGGGTAGAGCTTGAAATTGTGCCCTTTTTTAATTTATCCGATATGTTCGCGCGCTTAGATAGTGGCGATCTCGATTTAATTGCCTCTGGGCTTACTTTTAACAAGGCGCGCGCCAAACGTTACCGCTATGGCCCAACTTACAGAACGATAAGTCAAAAATTAGTTTTTAAACAAGGGCGTGAACGCCCTCGTGATTTTGATGATTTAACCGGAAACTTCACCGTTATTGCTAAAAGTAGTCATTCATTAACATTAGAAGAAATAAAACAAAACAACCCAGATTTAACTTGGAATGAAACCGAAGAATTTGATGAAGAAGAGTTACTACAAGCCGTTATTGATGGGGAAATAGATTACACCTTAGCAGACTCTCATACATTAGCGTTGTTTAGGCGCTATCACCCTAACTTGAGTATTGGCTTTTCAGTTACGCGTAATGATTCAATTGCATGGATACTTCGAAAATCAAATGATGATTCTTTATACGCATTGCTAGTTCCTTTTTTTGGTGAGGCAAAACAAAACAATCAACTTTATGTACTTGAAGAAAAGTACTTTGGCCATGTACGTCAGTTTAATTACGTTAATACCTTAGCCTACATAGATGCAATAAAAGAAACACTGCCTAAATATCAACCTTGGTTTGTGCAATATGCGGGTAGCCTTGATTGGCGCTTACTTGCTGCATTGAGTTATCAAGAGTCGATGTGGAACCCACGAGCTAAGTCACCAACGGGTGTACGCGGTATTATGATGCTAACAAGGCGCACTGCAAAACAAGTCGGTGTTACTAATCGCTTAGAGCCAGAACAAAACATACGTGGCGGTGCTCAATACTTAGCAAAATTAATCAAGCGTATACCAGATAGAATCCCGCAGCCTGATCGAACTTGGCTTGCACTTGCCGCTTATAATGTTGGTTGGGGCCACGTCAATGATGCCCGCATAATTACTGAGCAACAAGGCGCTAGCCCTGATAAATGGGCTGATGTTAAAAAGCGCTTACCATTACTAGTAAAAAAACGTCACTACCGTAATACCCGCTATGGCTATGCTCGCGGTGATGTTGCAGTGACTTACGTTGATAATATTCGTCGCTATTACGATGCGCTTGTTTGGCTGGATGAAAATGACGCAATGGCAACTATACCGCCAGCAAGCGAAACAAAAGAGCAGACTATTAAACCAGATGAGGCAAATCAACGTACTAGTGATGAAGTCGAAAAAGAGAAATAA
- the purL gene encoding phosphoribosylformylglycinamidine synthase: MLILRGAPALSEFRVNKILARCQQSQLPVTNVYAEYAHFADLTSPLNNDEQTKLEKLLTYGPTIAEHAPAGQLVLVTPRPGTISPWASKATDIAHNCGLKQVHRVERGIAYYVEGDLSAEQLAQVTALLHDRMTEATHSKLENAAQLFRSDAPRPMSSVDILGGGREALAVANIEQGFALADDEIDYLVENFIKLGRNPNDIELFMFAQANSEHCRHKIFNADWTIDGIEQPKSLFKMIKNTFEHNPENVLSAYKDNAAVMKGSKAGRFFPNAQGEYAYHQEDIEILMKVETHNHPTAIAPFSGAATGSGGEIRDEGATGRGSKPKAGLVGFTVSNLRIPGFEQPWESDFGKPGRIVNALDIMTEGPLGGAAFNNEFGRPNLLGYFRTYEEKVTSHNGEEVRGYHKPIMLAGGLGNIRADHVQKGDIPVGAKLIALGGPAMNIGLGGGAASSMASGQSNEDLDFASVQRENPEMERRCQEVIDKCWQLGDANPIAFIHDVGAGGLSNAFPELVDDGGRGGKFQLRDIPNDEPGMAPHEIWCNESQERYVLAVGVEDFARFEAICKRERAQYAVIGEATEERHLTVADSHFDNSPVDLPLDVLLGKAPKMHRDVTSQQVVGTALDMDAINPADAAQRLLRLPTIAEKTFLITIGDRSVTGLVARDQMVGPWQVPVANCAVTAATYDTYHGEAMSLGERTPAALLNYGASARLAVAESLTNIAGANIGSLENIKLSANWMAAAGHPGEDAGLYEAVKAVGEELCPALGLTIPVGKDSMSMKTTWKNEDDTTEQSVTSPLSLIITAFGRVDDVRKTVTPQLRTDKGDTSLILVDLGAGKNRLGASSLAQVYKQLGDVTPDVDSPELLKGFYNAMQALVADSKLLAYHDRSDGGLFTTIAEMAFTGHTGVTVDLATLTGSDIEALYNEELGAVIQVANSDLDAVNAVFEQHGIAAISHNIGTLNSDDAIIFNRGENTVLNHTRTELRTIWAETTYQMQARRDNPECAKQEFDAKFDAKDPGLNVKLNFDLNEDIAAPYIATGAKPQMAILREQGVNSHLEMAAAFNRAGFAAVDVHMSDILEGRLTLEQFKGLVACGGFSYGDVLGAGEGWAKSILFNDMARDQFQSFFHREDTFSLGVCNGCQMLSTLKELIPGTEHWPRFVTNKSERFEARFSLVEIQENPSVFFNGMAGSRMPIAVSHGEGHAEFANDAATKAALASGTVAVKFVDNYGNPTTQYPANPNGSPEGITGITSTDGRATVMMPHPERVFRAVANSWHPDEWAEDSPWMRMFRNARKNVG; this comes from the coding sequence ATGTTGATCCTTCGTGGTGCACCAGCACTTTCAGAGTTCAGAGTTAATAAAATTTTAGCGCGTTGCCAACAATCGCAACTTCCTGTCACCAATGTATATGCCGAATACGCTCACTTTGCCGATTTAACATCGCCATTAAACAATGATGAGCAAACCAAACTTGAGAAGTTATTAACCTATGGACCAACAATAGCTGAGCATGCGCCAGCGGGTCAGTTGGTATTAGTAACGCCTCGCCCTGGTACTATTTCGCCATGGGCTTCAAAAGCGACTGATATCGCTCATAACTGTGGGCTTAAGCAAGTTCATCGCGTAGAGCGAGGAATTGCATATTATGTTGAGGGTGATTTAAGCGCCGAACAGCTTGCACAGGTTACAGCGCTTCTTCATGATCGCATGACTGAAGCTACTCATAGCAAATTAGAAAATGCAGCGCAGTTATTTCGCAGCGATGCGCCACGCCCAATGTCATCAGTTGATATCTTAGGTGGCGGCCGCGAAGCATTAGCCGTAGCAAATATAGAGCAAGGGTTTGCACTTGCTGATGATGAAATTGACTACTTAGTTGAAAATTTCATCAAGTTAGGGCGCAACCCTAACGACATCGAATTATTCATGTTTGCACAAGCAAACTCAGAGCATTGTCGTCATAAAATATTTAATGCTGATTGGACTATCGATGGTATTGAACAGCCAAAGTCGTTGTTTAAAATGATTAAAAATACCTTTGAGCATAATCCTGAAAATGTACTGTCTGCTTATAAAGATAACGCAGCCGTAATGAAAGGCTCAAAGGCGGGTCGCTTCTTCCCGAATGCGCAAGGTGAATATGCGTATCATCAAGAAGACATTGAAATTTTAATGAAAGTTGAAACCCATAACCACCCAACAGCGATTGCTCCTTTTTCTGGTGCCGCAACTGGGTCAGGCGGTGAAATCCGTGATGAGGGCGCAACCGGTCGAGGTTCTAAGCCAAAAGCGGGTTTAGTGGGCTTTACTGTATCTAACTTACGTATCCCTGGTTTTGAACAGCCTTGGGAAAGCGATTTTGGTAAGCCTGGCCGTATTGTTAATGCCCTAGATATTATGACTGAAGGCCCATTAGGTGGCGCTGCATTTAATAACGAGTTTGGTCGTCCTAACTTGTTAGGCTACTTCCGTACTTACGAAGAAAAAGTAACAAGCCATAATGGTGAAGAAGTACGTGGTTACCATAAACCAATTATGCTTGCCGGTGGTTTAGGTAATATTCGTGCTGATCATGTTCAAAAAGGCGATATTCCAGTAGGCGCAAAATTGATTGCGCTTGGCGGCCCTGCAATGAACATTGGTTTAGGCGGCGGTGCTGCATCTAGCATGGCATCGGGTCAATCAAACGAAGATTTAGATTTTGCTTCTGTTCAACGTGAAAACCCAGAAATGGAACGTCGTTGTCAAGAAGTGATCGATAAATGTTGGCAGCTAGGTGATGCAAACCCTATTGCATTTATACACGATGTGGGCGCTGGTGGTTTATCAAATGCATTCCCTGAGCTTGTAGATGATGGCGGACGTGGTGGTAAATTCCAGCTGCGCGATATCCCTAATGATGAGCCAGGCATGGCTCCACACGAAATTTGGTGTAATGAATCGCAAGAGCGCTATGTGCTTGCTGTGGGCGTTGAAGACTTTGCACGCTTTGAAGCAATTTGTAAGCGTGAGCGCGCACAATATGCAGTTATTGGTGAAGCAACAGAAGAGCGTCATTTAACGGTTGCGGATAGTCATTTTGATAACAGCCCTGTAGATTTACCACTGGATGTATTACTAGGTAAAGCACCTAAAATGCATCGTGATGTTACTTCGCAACAAGTAGTAGGCACTGCACTTGATATGGATGCTATTAATCCTGCGGATGCAGCGCAGCGTTTATTACGTTTACCAACCATTGCAGAAAAAACCTTCCTAATTACTATTGGCGACCGCTCGGTAACTGGTTTAGTGGCACGCGATCAAATGGTAGGCCCATGGCAAGTGCCTGTGGCTAACTGTGCAGTAACCGCAGCAACATATGATACTTACCATGGTGAAGCTATGTCACTAGGTGAACGTACTCCAGCGGCATTACTTAATTATGGCGCTTCAGCACGCTTGGCAGTGGCTGAGTCTCTTACTAATATTGCCGGTGCTAATATTGGTAGCCTAGAAAACATTAAGTTATCTGCAAACTGGATGGCGGCTGCGGGTCACCCTGGCGAAGACGCAGGTTTATATGAAGCGGTTAAAGCTGTTGGTGAAGAGTTATGTCCAGCACTTGGTTTAACTATACCTGTAGGTAAAGACTCGATGTCGATGAAAACGACATGGAAAAATGAAGATGATACAACTGAGCAATCAGTAACATCGCCTCTATCACTTATTATTACAGCCTTTGGCCGCGTTGACGATGTACGTAAAACGGTGACTCCACAGCTGCGCACTGATAAAGGCGACACTTCGCTTATATTAGTTGATTTAGGTGCGGGTAAAAACCGACTGGGCGCCTCAAGCCTTGCACAAGTTTATAAGCAGCTTGGTGATGTTACTCCAGATGTAGACAGCCCTGAGTTACTTAAAGGCTTTTACAATGCTATGCAGGCGCTAGTGGCTGATAGTAAGTTACTTGCGTATCATGACCGTTCAGACGGTGGCTTGTTTACCACTATTGCTGAAATGGCGTTTACCGGTCATACCGGTGTAACCGTAGATTTAGCAACTTTGACAGGCTCTGATATTGAAGCGCTTTATAACGAAGAGTTAGGTGCTGTAATTCAAGTAGCAAACAGTGATTTAGATGCAGTAAATGCGGTGTTTGAACAACATGGTATAGCAGCCATTAGTCACAACATTGGCACGCTTAACAGTGACGATGCGATTATATTTAACCGTGGCGAAAATACGGTACTTAATCATACGCGTACTGAGCTTCGTACAATTTGGGCCGAAACAACCTATCAGATGCAAGCACGTCGTGATAACCCTGAGTGTGCAAAGCAAGAGTTTGACGCTAAATTTGATGCAAAAGACCCAGGCTTAAACGTTAAACTTAACTTTGACTTAAACGAAGATATTGCTGCACCGTACATTGCGACAGGTGCTAAGCCACAAATGGCTATTTTACGTGAGCAGGGCGTTAACTCGCACCTAGAAATGGCTGCTGCGTTTAACCGTGCTGGTTTTGCTGCGGTAGATGTCCACATGAGTGATATTTTAGAAGGTCGTTTAACGCTTGAACAGTTTAAAGGTTTAGTGGCGTGTGGTGGCTTCTCTTACGGTGACGTATTAGGCGCCGGTGAAGGCTGGGCTAAGTCAATATTGTTTAACGATATGGCACGCGATCAGTTCCAAAGCTTCTTCCATCGTGAAGATACCTTTAGCTTAGGTGTATGTAACGGTTGTCAGATGCTATCAACATTAAAAGAGTTAATTCCGGGTACTGAACATTGGCCGCGCTTTGTAACTAATAAGTCAGAGCGTTTTGAAGCACGCTTTAGTCTGGTTGAAATTCAAGAAAACCCATCGGTGTTCTTTAATGGTATGGCTGGTTCGCGTATGCCAATAGCAGTTTCTCATGGTGAAGGTCATGCAGAATTTGCAAATGATGCGGCAACTAAGGCTGCACTTGCAAGCGGCACTGTAGCGGTTAAGTTTGTTGATAACTACGGTAATCCAACAACACAGTACCCAGCAAACCCGAATGGCTCGCCAGAAGGTATCACCGGTATTACATCAACAGATGGTCGTGCAACTGTAATGATGCCGCACCCTGAACGTGTATTCCGTGCGGTTGCTAACTCTTGGCACCCAGATGAGTGGGCCGAGGATAGCCCATGGATGCGTATGTTTAGAAATGCGCGTAAAAATGTAGGTTAA
- the glsB gene encoding glutaminase B, translating into MPTSDYQRVLNEITQEVKPLLTQGKVADYIPALAEVSPEQFSIAIYTTDGEIFCAGDCEQRFTIQSVSKVMTLTLALQRYGDELWNRVGKEPSGTAFNSLTQLEFEKGIPRNPFINAGAIVTCDALYSRLSAPMHSMLETFRDLSGNRSIVIDKQVANSEYEFRHRNAAMAHLMKSFGNFENEVDDVLWSYFNFCAIELNCIELAKAYNFLANKGIDYSSKKRVLSSRQNKQLNSLLFTSGLYDAAGDFGYRVGMPGKSGVSGTILAVLPNRFTVAVYSPGLNSFGNSVAGIAALELLSKKLDISIF; encoded by the coding sequence TTGCCAACGAGTGATTACCAACGAGTGTTAAATGAGATAACTCAAGAGGTTAAGCCTTTACTAACGCAGGGTAAAGTTGCCGATTATATACCGGCATTGGCAGAGGTTTCTCCTGAGCAGTTCTCCATTGCCATTTATACTACGGACGGAGAAATTTTTTGCGCCGGTGATTGTGAGCAACGCTTCACAATTCAATCTGTCTCTAAGGTTATGACTCTGACATTAGCGTTGCAACGCTATGGCGACGAATTATGGAATAGAGTTGGCAAAGAGCCTTCAGGTACGGCGTTTAACTCTCTGACACAGCTTGAGTTTGAAAAAGGTATTCCACGTAACCCATTTATTAATGCAGGAGCGATTGTTACCTGTGATGCTCTGTATAGTCGTTTATCTGCACCTATGCACTCTATGCTTGAAACATTTCGCGATTTGTCAGGCAATCGAAGTATTGTAATAGACAAACAAGTAGCTAACTCAGAGTATGAGTTTAGGCATCGAAATGCGGCAATGGCACATTTAATGAAATCATTTGGTAACTTTGAGAATGAAGTAGATGATGTGCTTTGGTCGTATTTTAATTTTTGTGCTATAGAACTTAATTGTATCGAGCTTGCTAAGGCGTACAATTTTTTAGCCAATAAAGGGATCGATTACAGCTCAAAAAAACGAGTGCTTTCTAGTCGTCAAAACAAGCAACTAAATTCGTTGTTATTTACCAGTGGGTTATATGACGCAGCGGGTGACTTTGGTTATCGTGTTGGTATGCCGGGTAAATCGGGTGTTTCTGGAACAATATTAGCGGTGTTACCGAATAGGTTTACAGTTGCAGTCTATTCACCGGGATTAAACTCTTTTGGTAACTCAGTGGCGGGAATAGCAGCATTAGAGCTGCTATCTAAAAAGCTTGATATATCTATATTTTAG
- the tadA gene encoding tRNA adenosine(34) deaminase TadA, with amino-acid sequence MTEPFDDQYWMEQALVYAKQAEQLDEIPVGAIIVKNNQLISAGYNRSITDNDPSAHAEMIAVREAGKVLNNYRLIDCTLYVTLEPCSMCAGLLVHSRIKRLVFGAADAKTGSAGSIMNLLQEPRLNHQVEITGGVLETQCAETISSFFKRRRAQIKAAKLAARIANSD; translated from the coding sequence ATGACAGAGCCATTTGACGACCAATATTGGATGGAACAAGCCCTTGTGTATGCAAAACAAGCAGAGCAACTCGATGAGATACCTGTAGGCGCTATTATTGTCAAAAATAATCAGCTTATAAGTGCGGGTTATAATCGCTCAATTACTGATAATGATCCGTCGGCTCATGCTGAGATGATAGCGGTAAGAGAGGCCGGAAAAGTGCTTAATAACTATCGCTTAATTGATTGCACCTTGTATGTCACGTTAGAGCCGTGCTCTATGTGTGCAGGTTTATTGGTGCACAGCCGAATTAAACGCTTAGTATTTGGTGCAGCCGATGCTAAAACGGGTTCTGCTGGTTCAATTATGAACTTGTTGCAAGAACCTCGTTTGAACCATCAGGTAGAAATAACGGGTGGGGTATTAGAGACACAATGTGCAGAGACTATTTCGAGTTTTTTTAAGCGCCGTCGAGCACAAATAAAGGCTGCAAAGCTAGCCGCTCGTATTGCTAACAGCGATTAG
- a CDS encoding inosine/guanosine kinase: protein MKFPGRRRHKHYFPVEAKDPLTNQLNATERLHRSYITGIDQIVVDIEAKVDQAFLDEFQLRRGMSQVIDNDITNALYDRLKLNDMVDYEFAGGTVGNTMHNYSVLADDRSVLLGVMSENIKIGSYAYRFLCNNSSRVDLDYLQPVDGPIGRCFTLIDETGERTFAISAGLMNYLKPESIDKELIEGSSALVISAYLMRTQGDETMTEATMQAIKYANDANVPVVLTLGTKFLIEQDPTWWANFVEKHVDILAMNEEEGQAITGYEDPLLAADKALDWVDLVICTAGEKGLFMAGFVDDSCKRETEYPLLPGAIPDFNRYEFSRAMRKVDCENPIKAYSHTAPFMGGPDSIKNTNGAGDCALAAVLHDLSANVYHKLNVANSAKHQQQAITYSSLAQISKYANRASFEVLVQHSPRLSRGLPEREDCLEQVYWDQ from the coding sequence ATGAAATTTCCTGGACGCCGCAGGCATAAACATTATTTTCCAGTGGAAGCCAAAGATCCACTGACCAATCAACTTAACGCCACAGAGCGATTACACCGCAGCTATATTACGGGGATCGATCAAATCGTTGTTGATATAGAAGCTAAGGTTGACCAAGCTTTTCTCGATGAATTTCAATTGCGCCGAGGGATGTCGCAAGTTATAGATAATGACATCACTAATGCTTTATACGATCGCTTAAAACTAAACGATATGGTCGATTACGAATTCGCAGGAGGAACCGTTGGCAACACAATGCACAACTATTCCGTACTTGCTGATGATCGTTCGGTACTATTAGGCGTAATGAGCGAAAATATAAAAATAGGCAGTTATGCTTATCGATTTTTATGTAATAACTCAAGTCGTGTAGATTTAGACTACTTACAACCAGTCGATGGCCCTATAGGCCGTTGCTTTACCTTGATTGATGAAACAGGTGAGCGCACGTTTGCTATTAGTGCTGGCCTGATGAATTACCTAAAGCCAGAGTCAATTGATAAAGAGCTAATAGAAGGCTCATCAGCATTAGTCATCAGTGCTTATTTAATGCGTACTCAAGGTGATGAAACCATGACCGAAGCGACCATGCAAGCAATCAAGTACGCTAACGATGCAAATGTACCGGTGGTATTAACTCTAGGGACTAAGTTTCTTATCGAGCAGGATCCGACATGGTGGGCTAACTTTGTAGAAAAGCATGTTGATATACTTGCTATGAACGAAGAAGAAGGCCAAGCAATTACTGGATATGAAGATCCACTTCTTGCTGCTGACAAAGCATTAGACTGGGTTGACTTAGTTATTTGTACAGCCGGTGAGAAAGGCTTATTTATGGCTGGTTTTGTTGATGACAGCTGCAAACGTGAAACAGAGTATCCATTATTACCGGGTGCCATACCAGATTTTAACCGTTATGAATTTTCACGTGCAATGCGTAAAGTTGACTGTGAAAATCCTATAAAGGCATATAGCCATACTGCTCCATTTATGGGTGGGCCTGACTCAATTAAAAATACCAATGGTGCCGGTGACTGTGCCTTAGCCGCGGTTTTACATGACTTATCAGCGAATGTTTATCATAAGTTGAATGTTGCTAACTCAGCAAAGCATCAGCAACAAGCCATTACCTACTCTTCGCTCGCACAAATTAGCAAATACGCTAACCGTGCAAGCTTTGAAGTACTTGTACAACACTCTCCTCGCTTATCTCGTGGTTTGCCTGAGCGCGAAGATTGTTTAGAACAAGTGTATTGGGATCAATAA